In the genome of Myxococcus stipitatus, one region contains:
- the queC gene encoding 7-cyano-7-deazaguanine synthase QueC yields MTKRAVVLFSGGLDSTTCVAMAKAQGFEPVCLAVSYGQRHSVELERAREVARVMGVKDFRVVSIDLRQIGGSALTADIDVPKDRPADEMSHGVPVTYVPARNALFLSLALGLAEVVDATDLYIGVNAVDYSGYPDCRPEFIRSFEAMANLATKAGAEGARFTVHAPLSGMSKADIIREGTRLGVDYGMTHSCYDPDEQGGACGRCDSCMLRKKGFEEAGVPDPTRYAAGARG; encoded by the coding sequence ATGACGAAGCGAGCAGTGGTGTTGTTCTCGGGCGGCCTGGACTCGACGACGTGTGTGGCCATGGCGAAGGCCCAGGGCTTCGAGCCGGTGTGCCTGGCGGTCTCCTATGGCCAGCGTCACTCGGTGGAGCTGGAGCGGGCGCGTGAAGTCGCGCGGGTCATGGGCGTGAAGGACTTCCGCGTCGTGAGCATCGATCTGCGGCAGATTGGCGGCTCGGCGCTCACCGCGGACATCGACGTGCCCAAGGACCGCCCGGCCGATGAGATGAGCCACGGCGTCCCCGTGACGTACGTGCCCGCGCGCAACGCGCTGTTCCTCTCCCTGGCCCTGGGCCTGGCGGAGGTGGTGGACGCCACGGACCTCTACATCGGCGTCAACGCGGTGGACTACAGCGGCTATCCGGACTGCCGGCCGGAGTTCATCCGCTCGTTCGAGGCGATGGCCAACCTGGCGACGAAGGCCGGCGCGGAGGGCGCGCGCTTCACCGTGCACGCGCCGCTGTCGGGGATGTCGAAGGCGGACATCATCCGCGAGGGCACGCGCCTGGGCGTGGACTACGGCATGACGCACTCCTGCTACGACCCGGACGAGCAGGGCGGCGCCTGTGGACGCTGCGACAGCTGCATGCTGCGCAAGAAGGGCTTCGAGGAGGCGGGCGTCCCGGACCCGACGCGCTACGCGGCGGGGGCTCGAGGATGA
- a CDS encoding flagellar hook-length control protein FliK — MANESDSPKPTVAPDARAAAPELRLLDRRAFVGFPALEVMPGLRISDFALQIPDVSFPFNVSAGATRYQRKKLHFGFLELSVDADLVTRRVAELAGRLAGLEEVRLHFRPGYLEGQGRLPAPERTPFTFKVAFDADGEKLAVYLYDVRLYGFSSTPSVQVPGLLSAAVGALALVPEVEARGATGFSTRVLPALCQLAAVSRGYKMPSLDTARLSAAEVSSTGLRLRFAAGGLPPPSAPDEELLLTLEGARAFADAESLVAQGRLAEARRLYLQAGDAQDAHPFAAERLLSLLVADPQAHELALDVAATLQRRRDRSPAALWGEAVVRERRGEGARAAERYLALCALARRTSEEAAAFFSAEAAARCSRDTAPQVAVKALHELLGLKPDHLPSLKALARASDQARDRAGAVRAYRRLAALARDPHEAADAHVHLARLCAQTEDDIAGARLHCEAALRLSPDQPDALLLLGELCHRGGEHLRALKALDRLREVSMARHELDRVGHADLMAGRVWEEGLKQAENALLRYREAVSLLPGEPEPLFAAARVAEGLGRLQEALAGYQQALELAGPAPRSEGIRRAAHSSHHALARLYRSRLGDPARAREHLESALALDPRDAVALEELVPYFRITGKALELADALEKSAALQEEPAKRAASWAEAGELFRGRLQQPEKAERLLLLALEADADHRPALESLLALAEARRDGPLLTRCLSALARLAQDVKERAQKYRRLAVAARDLAFDLDLAVHSLQEVLRAEPDDLPALGELCALQRKRADMAGLAVALEERARVAEAQGDKRLAAAALRELAGVLEARLGRVGDALVALEKAARLAPDSAVLLDLADLSLRCERPEHARKALESLLSTLPRTAAPEKLADVRARLGRACEMLGDREGAIAAYAQALPLRRLDDALAARLESLYTEAGETQALAELWAGRAQALMGAERAEEAAPLFLQSARALLERGEKSAALLRLAAALEASPQGPLAAEVLESLAELELERGEKLEAARLYARRAVLVPEARAGAKLLFRASLLAAGTSREEVFLAESLERDATFAPARQRRGELRLPTDARAALEDFEAVLALPPVDADAPREAERVALTRKAASAAVRAGRTDSARRLLAEYCIRVPEDLDARVELANLHRKAGAREALADLLVELWPRLSGEPRRAARRELAELSLGLGRAGAAVDSLRSLRLEEPHDTWAAQALLDLLPPPGTGSADEEAERLELLGALVASSTGEDRAELLARRAVLHRASGRTPAARDDFSEAASLARRPAPLLLALAELARESQDDAGELEVWRRAVSADARLATRARERLLALAGVLTEKDSRELAREALTVAVALEPSETERCDAYFALADLARRDERPDEEAAALAEASRQGPTPRRVEALLARASLLEAAGKLAEVRESLEAALALAPRHAKATASLQRALRSLEDWGALAELLSAEAPHAGAAESARMYSELASLYLERLGQPAPAEAALRQALRFAPGDAQARRQLVSLVAGRGELREAAALLETAAESAGTTEAAALLREGAAHAREAQDLDRALKLARKAHALVPARGEELASLAELLYLRGAVVEALPLQETLAATVDFAATPDVAESTWLRLGDLAESAGETKRAVSAYRKLLVERPLSEPAVQRLSALLEKDDPRGAFEVRVTHALALAPSDDTVRRLVVLAEKSRASLADAGVAASLLTRAAQMASSPLPLRLQLAALYRETGRSLELLTELRQVSALSLQMGDVAGALAAYEEEARLAENTGRADEALRALADARDLLQSRGRAPEAAACERRRAELLRDVKLDLPAAESALDRAFSLAADLGTARLGAALAERRDDAEAEALWLERALPLLEDAKEAASLRLRLAKLHLGVLSDVEEAERFLRGALRQDRSLDEAEALLARLLEREGRLAELAAWYEECAESEADTERRAELLQRAAVLYRDRAGRPDAAAAAFIAARSARPDDLDLTAQAAELLHEVKRHADAAEFDAVLLEADPFREPVFTRHRDFLEQTGDPQSLAELMLRRAQRQKDADAAASYLAAARAFLAAGARERALLCEDRAFELSPASAEAFERVRERAAGDVRRLSELLAQRAAALPLEEALPLWRERATRLLDAGEALLAAEAFDAYLANAGQDVEALSARAELAAQSGGPAAARPYDRRLLSAGGDALPLAVRARTWLRLGHASLGANAYHDAADAFESVVALEPDSERGREALSLLAEVHSRTGNAPGLYRASLQLARRAEDSATAEVLYRRAADLFDDPKDAIDALLPLAKLRPADASVIDRAVAGLRAMGRHGDLLAVYESGAEAAGGSRAAELLLAAATVAAESLADLDAAWDLTQRAAEAAPEDVTALKALVTGLRERHETARLREALEQLVPRLEDADEAALARLELAALLREADQSSRAREVLEAVVERGTSGAGYAVALEELEKLSSDGPARRAEVRVARAELSTGRERLVLLLSAARDFESAGRLPEALKAAKAAAATEPDVDASLRVAHLYRASGDAPRAAQSLLQAARLASPEERPPLLLEAADLWEKAGAHGDALEVIERIATEAPDMLPPSELAERFGRLGAFTRALEVGFAPAMAAGELTDALAMAAQAGDAARTREALWALAANPDADTAHASALADGLRAEGDAEGLLELAALSAPRDLAFAVALRDEVLRSADASLLPRLRALDELSSDASFAARLTLLLPGLEKLPEGLAEAVLQRVRALPDAARVEALAMAAEGWSTRRKSLLRERHTLEMGLGRFEAAVRTLSSLIDGEEDSRVLATLHLEQGELLLSPVEKPEEARAAFERALAADASCMPALRNLLALVDELRQPAEFVSLAERLTVEEGPDAASPHRERLADAYEALGQVADAVAQLEALPETEERLARRARLAEQRGLTGEALALRERLTDEPVVLESILRGYLDAQLVSPAARLAERLFDAGVLSPEGLRLSCERLSPVPEGAPFAVKVWPELLRASPLDVDGWTLFAEALRLLGRVEFAERADGVGAALSSSTAPATAPHVSPLPVPGGFHHPLPANALQVTAERFPRLFAALRPLLSSLGASGLRVNVDPVGGVEAYLASAEDLVLGAGALSCFGSVELGYLCALALALGESGVKLSRPGEVSGFETAAVTAFQAVPASLAAGRVLARLDAEVRGSDPARVDVGAVLARGGAFRAVALSVLGAG; from the coding sequence ATGGCCAACGAGAGTGACTCCCCCAAGCCCACCGTGGCGCCCGATGCGCGCGCCGCCGCGCCCGAGCTGCGCCTGCTGGACCGCAGGGCCTTCGTGGGGTTCCCCGCGCTGGAGGTGATGCCGGGGCTGCGCATCTCCGACTTCGCGCTCCAGATTCCGGACGTCAGCTTCCCCTTCAACGTCAGTGCCGGGGCTACGCGTTATCAGCGCAAGAAGCTGCACTTTGGTTTCCTGGAGCTGTCCGTCGACGCGGACCTGGTGACGCGGCGGGTGGCGGAGCTGGCGGGACGCCTGGCGGGGCTCGAGGAGGTGCGACTGCACTTCCGCCCGGGCTACCTGGAGGGACAGGGCCGGCTGCCCGCGCCGGAGCGCACGCCCTTCACGTTCAAGGTCGCCTTCGACGCGGATGGCGAGAAGCTCGCCGTCTACTTGTACGACGTGCGGCTCTACGGGTTTTCCTCCACGCCGTCGGTGCAGGTGCCGGGGCTCTTGTCCGCCGCGGTGGGTGCACTGGCGCTGGTTCCGGAGGTGGAGGCACGCGGCGCCACGGGCTTCAGCACGCGCGTGCTGCCGGCGCTGTGTCAGCTCGCGGCGGTGAGCCGTGGCTACAAGATGCCGTCGCTGGACACCGCGCGCCTGTCCGCCGCGGAGGTCTCCAGCACGGGGCTTCGTCTGCGCTTCGCCGCGGGGGGACTGCCTCCGCCGTCGGCGCCGGACGAGGAGCTGCTGCTGACGTTGGAGGGTGCGCGGGCCTTCGCGGACGCGGAGTCGCTCGTCGCGCAGGGGCGACTGGCCGAGGCCCGGCGGCTGTACCTCCAGGCGGGGGACGCGCAGGACGCGCATCCGTTCGCCGCGGAGCGGCTCTTGTCGCTGCTGGTGGCGGACCCTCAGGCGCACGAGCTGGCGTTGGATGTGGCCGCCACGCTCCAGCGCAGGCGCGATAGGAGCCCCGCGGCGCTGTGGGGCGAGGCCGTGGTGCGCGAGCGTCGCGGTGAAGGAGCCCGCGCCGCGGAGCGCTATCTGGCGCTGTGTGCGCTCGCGCGTCGCACGTCGGAAGAGGCCGCTGCGTTCTTCTCGGCCGAGGCCGCCGCGCGCTGCTCTCGCGACACCGCGCCGCAGGTGGCGGTGAAGGCGCTGCATGAGCTGCTCGGCCTGAAGCCGGACCACCTGCCTTCGCTGAAGGCGCTGGCGCGTGCGTCGGACCAGGCGCGCGACAGGGCGGGCGCGGTGCGGGCCTATCGTCGGCTCGCGGCACTCGCGAGAGATCCACATGAGGCCGCGGATGCACATGTGCATCTGGCGCGGCTGTGCGCGCAGACGGAGGACGACATCGCCGGGGCTCGCCTGCACTGCGAGGCGGCGCTGCGGTTGTCCCCGGACCAGCCGGATGCGCTGCTGCTCCTGGGTGAGCTGTGCCATCGCGGCGGTGAGCACCTTCGCGCGCTGAAGGCGCTGGACCGCCTGCGCGAAGTGTCGATGGCCCGGCACGAGCTGGACCGGGTGGGCCATGCCGACCTGATGGCCGGCCGCGTGTGGGAAGAGGGCCTGAAGCAGGCGGAGAACGCGCTGCTGCGCTACCGCGAGGCGGTGTCGCTCCTGCCGGGCGAGCCCGAGCCGCTGTTCGCCGCCGCTCGCGTGGCGGAGGGCCTGGGCCGGTTGCAGGAGGCGCTCGCGGGCTACCAGCAGGCGCTGGAGCTGGCGGGACCGGCGCCTCGCTCGGAGGGGATTCGGCGTGCCGCGCACTCGAGCCACCACGCGCTGGCGCGGCTGTACCGCTCGCGGTTGGGAGACCCGGCGCGGGCGCGTGAGCACCTGGAGTCCGCGCTGGCGCTGGACCCTCGCGACGCGGTGGCGTTGGAGGAGCTGGTCCCGTACTTCCGCATCACCGGGAAGGCGCTGGAGCTGGCCGATGCGCTGGAGAAGTCCGCCGCGCTCCAGGAGGAGCCCGCCAAGAGGGCCGCGTCCTGGGCGGAGGCGGGAGAGCTGTTCCGTGGGCGGCTCCAGCAGCCGGAGAAGGCGGAGCGGCTGTTGCTGCTCGCGCTGGAGGCGGACGCGGACCATCGGCCCGCGCTGGAGTCCCTCCTCGCCCTGGCCGAGGCCCGTCGTGACGGCCCGCTGCTGACGCGGTGCCTGTCCGCGCTGGCTCGGCTGGCGCAGGACGTGAAGGAGCGCGCGCAGAAGTACCGCCGCCTCGCGGTGGCCGCGCGCGACCTGGCCTTCGACCTGGACCTGGCGGTGCACTCCCTCCAGGAAGTGCTGCGCGCGGAGCCGGATGACCTGCCCGCGTTGGGCGAGCTGTGTGCCCTGCAGCGCAAGCGCGCGGACATGGCGGGGCTCGCCGTGGCGCTGGAGGAGCGCGCGCGGGTGGCGGAGGCGCAAGGCGACAAGCGGCTCGCGGCGGCGGCGCTGCGTGAGCTGGCGGGAGTGCTGGAGGCCCGCCTGGGCCGGGTGGGTGACGCGCTGGTGGCGCTGGAGAAGGCGGCGCGACTGGCGCCTGACTCCGCGGTGCTGCTGGACCTGGCGGACCTGTCCCTGCGCTGCGAGCGTCCGGAGCACGCGCGCAAGGCGCTGGAGTCGCTGCTGTCGACGCTGCCTCGCACCGCCGCGCCGGAGAAGCTGGCGGACGTGCGCGCCCGGTTGGGTCGCGCGTGCGAGATGCTCGGAGACCGCGAGGGCGCCATCGCCGCGTATGCGCAGGCGCTGCCGCTTCGCCGCCTGGACGATGCGCTGGCCGCGCGGCTGGAGTCGCTCTACACGGAGGCGGGCGAGACGCAGGCCCTGGCCGAGCTGTGGGCGGGCCGCGCGCAGGCGCTCATGGGGGCCGAGCGCGCCGAGGAGGCCGCGCCCCTGTTCCTCCAGAGCGCCCGTGCGCTGCTGGAGCGGGGCGAGAAGTCCGCCGCGCTGCTGCGGCTGGCGGCGGCGCTGGAGGCGAGTCCTCAGGGGCCGCTGGCCGCCGAGGTGCTGGAGTCGCTGGCCGAGCTGGAGCTGGAGCGGGGCGAGAAGCTGGAGGCCGCGAGGCTGTACGCGCGCCGGGCCGTGCTCGTGCCCGAGGCCCGCGCTGGCGCGAAGCTGCTCTTCCGCGCGTCGCTCCTGGCGGCGGGCACCAGCCGCGAAGAGGTGTTCCTCGCCGAGTCGCTGGAGCGCGATGCGACCTTCGCGCCCGCGCGGCAGCGGCGCGGTGAGCTGCGCCTGCCGACCGATGCCCGCGCGGCGCTGGAAGACTTCGAAGCGGTGCTGGCACTGCCTCCCGTGGACGCGGACGCGCCCCGGGAAGCGGAGCGGGTGGCGCTGACTCGCAAGGCCGCGAGCGCCGCCGTGCGCGCGGGGCGGACGGACTCCGCGCGTCGACTGCTGGCCGAGTACTGCATCCGCGTCCCGGAGGACCTGGACGCCCGCGTGGAGCTGGCCAACCTGCACCGCAAGGCGGGCGCTCGCGAGGCCCTGGCGGACCTGCTGGTGGAGCTGTGGCCCCGGCTGTCGGGGGAGCCTCGGCGCGCGGCGCGTCGCGAGCTGGCGGAGTTGTCGCTGGGCCTCGGCCGCGCGGGCGCGGCGGTGGACTCGCTGCGCAGCTTGAGGCTGGAGGAGCCGCACGACACCTGGGCGGCGCAAGCGCTGCTCGACCTGCTGCCGCCTCCGGGCACGGGCTCCGCCGACGAAGAGGCCGAGCGTCTGGAGTTGCTCGGCGCACTCGTGGCGTCCTCGACGGGGGAGGACCGCGCGGAGCTGCTCGCGCGTCGTGCGGTGCTGCATCGCGCCTCCGGTCGGACTCCCGCCGCGCGCGATGACTTCTCCGAGGCGGCGAGCCTGGCCCGCCGTCCGGCGCCGCTGCTGCTCGCGCTGGCGGAGCTGGCTCGCGAGTCGCAGGACGACGCGGGGGAGCTGGAAGTATGGCGTCGCGCGGTGAGCGCGGATGCCCGGCTGGCGACGCGTGCCCGGGAGCGGCTGCTCGCGCTGGCCGGCGTGCTGACGGAGAAGGACTCGCGGGAGCTGGCGCGCGAGGCGCTGACCGTGGCCGTGGCCTTGGAGCCGTCGGAGACGGAGCGCTGCGATGCGTACTTCGCCCTGGCGGACCTCGCGCGTCGCGATGAGCGTCCGGACGAGGAGGCCGCCGCGCTCGCGGAGGCCTCGCGCCAGGGGCCCACGCCTCGTCGCGTGGAGGCGCTGCTCGCGCGGGCTTCGTTGCTGGAGGCGGCCGGGAAGCTCGCGGAGGTGCGTGAGAGCCTGGAGGCCGCGCTGGCGCTGGCGCCTCGTCATGCGAAGGCCACCGCGTCCTTGCAGCGTGCCCTGCGCTCGCTGGAGGACTGGGGCGCGTTGGCGGAGCTGCTCTCCGCGGAGGCCCCTCACGCGGGCGCCGCCGAGTCCGCGCGGATGTACTCGGAGCTGGCGTCGCTCTATCTGGAGCGACTGGGCCAGCCCGCTCCCGCCGAGGCGGCGCTGCGGCAGGCTCTGCGCTTCGCCCCGGGCGATGCACAGGCGCGACGCCAGTTGGTGTCGCTGGTGGCGGGACGCGGCGAGCTGCGTGAGGCCGCGGCCCTGCTGGAGACCGCCGCCGAGAGCGCCGGGACGACCGAGGCCGCCGCGCTCTTGCGTGAGGGCGCGGCGCACGCGCGTGAGGCCCAGGACCTGGACCGCGCGCTGAAGCTGGCGCGCAAGGCGCACGCCCTGGTCCCCGCGCGAGGAGAGGAGCTGGCCTCGCTGGCCGAGCTGCTCTACCTGCGGGGCGCGGTGGTGGAGGCCCTCCCGCTTCAGGAGACGCTGGCCGCGACGGTGGACTTCGCGGCGACCCCCGACGTGGCCGAGTCGACGTGGCTGCGACTGGGCGACCTGGCGGAGAGCGCGGGTGAGACGAAGCGCGCGGTGAGCGCGTACCGGAAGCTGCTCGTCGAGCGTCCGCTGAGCGAGCCCGCCGTGCAACGGCTCTCCGCGCTGCTGGAGAAGGACGACCCGCGCGGCGCGTTCGAGGTGCGGGTCACCCACGCGCTGGCGCTGGCGCCTTCCGACGACACGGTGCGGCGGCTGGTGGTGCTCGCGGAGAAGTCGCGCGCCTCGCTCGCCGACGCGGGTGTCGCGGCCTCGCTGCTGACCCGCGCCGCGCAGATGGCGTCGTCGCCGCTGCCGCTGCGCCTCCAGCTCGCGGCGCTCTACCGCGAGACGGGCCGCTCGCTGGAGCTGCTCACGGAGCTGCGCCAGGTGTCCGCGCTGAGCCTCCAGATGGGCGACGTGGCGGGGGCGCTGGCCGCGTACGAAGAAGAGGCCCGGCTCGCGGAGAACACCGGGCGCGCGGACGAGGCGCTGCGGGCGCTGGCGGACGCGCGGGACCTGTTGCAGTCGCGCGGCCGCGCACCGGAGGCCGCCGCGTGTGAGCGTCGGCGCGCGGAGCTGCTGCGCGACGTGAAGCTGGACCTGCCCGCGGCGGAGAGCGCGCTGGACCGGGCCTTCTCGCTGGCGGCGGACCTGGGCACCGCGAGGCTGGGCGCCGCGCTGGCCGAGCGCCGGGACGACGCCGAAGCGGAGGCGCTCTGGCTGGAGCGCGCGCTGCCGCTGCTGGAGGACGCGAAGGAGGCGGCCTCGCTGCGGCTCCGGCTGGCGAAGCTGCACCTGGGCGTACTCTCCGACGTGGAGGAGGCGGAGCGCTTCCTGCGCGGAGCACTGCGACAGGACCGCTCGCTCGACGAGGCCGAGGCGCTGCTGGCCCGGCTGCTGGAGCGCGAGGGCCGTCTCGCGGAGCTGGCCGCCTGGTACGAGGAGTGCGCCGAGAGCGAGGCGGACACCGAGCGGCGCGCGGAGCTGCTGCAGCGCGCGGCCGTGCTCTATCGCGACAGGGCGGGACGTCCGGACGCGGCCGCCGCGGCCTTCATCGCCGCGCGCTCCGCGCGGCCCGACGACCTGGACCTCACCGCGCAGGCCGCGGAGCTGCTGCACGAGGTGAAGCGGCACGCGGACGCCGCCGAGTTCGACGCGGTGCTGCTGGAGGCCGACCCCTTCCGCGAGCCCGTCTTCACCCGTCACCGGGACTTCCTGGAGCAGACGGGGGACCCGCAGTCGCTCGCGGAGCTGATGCTGCGCCGGGCCCAGCGCCAGAAGGACGCGGACGCGGCGGCCAGCTACCTCGCCGCCGCGCGAGCCTTCCTGGCGGCGGGTGCCCGGGAGCGCGCGCTCTTGTGCGAGGACCGCGCCTTCGAGCTGAGCCCCGCGAGCGCGGAGGCCTTCGAGCGCGTGCGCGAGCGCGCGGCCGGAGACGTGCGCCGCTTGTCGGAGCTGCTGGCCCAGCGCGCCGCCGCCCTTCCTCTCGAGGAGGCGCTGCCGCTTTGGCGCGAGCGAGCCACCCGCCTGCTCGACGCGGGCGAGGCACTGCTGGCCGCGGAGGCCTTCGACGCGTACCTGGCCAACGCGGGCCAGGACGTGGAGGCGCTGTCCGCGCGAGCGGAGCTGGCCGCACAGAGTGGTGGCCCCGCCGCCGCGCGCCCGTATGACCGGCGCCTGCTGTCGGCCGGTGGAGACGCGCTGCCCCTGGCCGTGCGCGCGCGCACGTGGCTGCGGCTGGGCCATGCCTCGCTGGGCGCGAACGCGTACCACGACGCGGCGGACGCCTTCGAGTCGGTGGTGGCGCTGGAGCCGGACAGCGAGCGCGGACGCGAGGCGCTGTCGCTGCTGGCGGAGGTCCACTCGCGCACGGGCAACGCGCCGGGCCTGTACCGCGCTTCGTTGCAGCTCGCGCGCAGGGCCGAGGACTCGGCGACGGCGGAGGTGCTGTACCGCCGCGCGGCGGACCTCTTCGACGACCCGAAGGACGCCATCGACGCGCTCTTGCCGTTGGCGAAGCTGCGCCCCGCCGATGCCTCGGTCATCGACCGCGCGGTGGCGGGCCTGCGTGCGATGGGCCGCCATGGCGACCTGCTGGCGGTGTACGAGTCCGGCGCGGAGGCGGCGGGAGGCTCTCGCGCCGCGGAGCTGCTGTTGGCCGCCGCGACGGTGGCCGCCGAGTCGCTCGCGGACCTGGACGCGGCCTGGGACCTCACGCAGCGCGCGGCGGAGGCCGCGCCCGAGGACGTCACCGCGCTCAAGGCCCTGGTGACGGGCCTTCGCGAGCGGCACGAGACGGCGCGGCTGCGCGAGGCGCTGGAGCAGTTGGTGCCGCGTCTGGAGGACGCGGACGAGGCGGCCCTGGCGCGGCTGGAGCTGGCCGCGCTGCTGCGCGAGGCGGACCAGTCCTCGCGGGCTCGCGAGGTGCTGGAGGCGGTGGTGGAGCGCGGCACCTCGGGGGCCGGCTACGCCGTCGCGCTCGAGGAGCTGGAGAAGCTGTCGAGCGACGGGCCCGCGCGCCGCGCCGAGGTCCGGGTGGCGCGCGCGGAGCTGAGCACGGGCCGTGAGCGGCTGGTGCTCCTGCTGTCCGCCGCGAGGGACTTCGAGAGCGCGGGCCGTCTGCCGGAGGCGCTGAAGGCGGCGAAGGCCGCGGCGGCGACCGAGCCGGATGTGGACGCCTCGCTGCGGGTCGCCCATCTGTATCGTGCGTCGGGTGACGCGCCTCGGGCCGCGCAGTCGCTGCTGCAAGCGGCGCGGCTGGCCTCGCCGGAGGAGCGTCCGCCGCTGCTGCTGGAGGCGGCCGACCTCTGGGAGAAGGCGGGTGCCCACGGCGACGCGCTGGAGGTCATCGAGCGCATCGCCACCGAGGCGCCGGACATGCTCCCGCCCTCGGAGCTCGCGGAGCGCTTTGGCCGGCTGGGCGCCTTCACGCGGGCGCTCGAGGTGGGCTTCGCGCCCGCGATGGCCGCGGGAGAGCTGACGGACGCGCTGGCCATGGCCGCGCAGGCCGGAGATGCCGCGCGCACTCGCGAGGCGCTTTGGGCGCTGGCGGCCAACCCGGACGCGGACACCGCCCATGCCTCCGCGCTCGCGGATGGGCTGCGCGCGGAAGGGGACGCGGAGGGCTTGCTGGAGCTCGCTGCCCTGTCCGCCCCGCGTGACCTGGCGTTCGCCGTGGCGCTGCGCGACGAGGTGCTTCGCTCCGCGGACGCCTCGCTGCTCCCGCGCCTGCGTGCCCTGGACGAGCTGTCCTCGGACGCCTCCTTCGCCGCGCGGCTCACGCTGCTGCTGCCGGGGCTGGAGAAGCTCCCCGAGGGACTCGCGGAGGCCGTGCTCCAGCGTGTCCGGGCTCTGCCGGACGCGGCGCGCGTGGAAGCGCTGGCCATGGCGGCGGAAGGGTGGAGCACGCGCCGCAAGTCGCTGCTGCGCGAGCGCCACACCCTGGAAATGGGGCTGGGCCGCTTCGAGGCCGCCGTGCGCACGCTGTCGAGCCTCATCGACGGGGAGGAGGACTCGCGAGTCCTCGCCACGCTGCACCTGGAGCAGGGCGAGCTGCTGCTCAGCCCGGTGGAGAAGCCGGAAGAGGCCCGTGCGGCCTTCGAGCGCGCGCTGGCCGCCGACGCCTCCTGCATGCCGGCGCTGCGCAACCTGCTGGCGCTGGTGGATGAGCTGCGGCAGCCCGCCGAGTTCGTGTCGCTCGCCGAGCGGCTGACGGTGGAGGAGGGGCCCGACGCCGCGTCGCCCCATCGCGAGCGACTGGCGGATGCCTACGAGGCGCTGGGCCAGGTGGCCGACGCCGTCGCGCAGCTGGAGGCCTTGCCGGAGACCGAGGAGCGCCTGGCCCGCCGCGCGAGGCTGGCGGAGCAGCGCGGTCTCACCGGAGAGGCCCTGGCCCTGCGCGAGCGGCTCACCGATGAGCCGGTGGTGCTGGAGTCCATCCTGCGCGGCTATCTGGACGCACAGCTCGTGTCGCCCGCGGCGAGGCTCGCCGAGCGGCTCTTCGACGCGGGTGTCCTGTCCCCCGAGGGACTCCGCCTGTCCTGCGAGCGCCTCTCGCCCGTGCCCGAGGGCGCGCCGTTCGCCGTGAAGGTGTGGCCGGAGCTGCTGCGCGCTTCACCGTTGGACGTGGATGGCTGGACGCTCTTCGCGGAGGCGCTGCGGCTCCTCGGGCGCGTGGAGTTCGCCGAGCGGGCGGATGGCGTGGGCGCCGCGCTCTCGTCCAGCACGGCGCCGGCGACGGCGCCGCACGTCTCGCCGCTGCCCGTCCCCGGGGGGTTCCACCATCCGCTCCCCGCGAACGCGCTGCAGGTGACGGCCGAGCGCTTCCCGCGACTGTTCGCCGCGCTGCGCCCGCTCCTCTCGTCGTTGGGCGCGAGCGGGCTTCGGGTGAACGTGGACCCCGTGGGCGGCGTCGAGGCGTACCTGGCCAGCGCCGAGGACCTGGTGCTGGGGGCCGGTGCCCTCTCGTGCTTCGGCTCGGTGGAGCTGGGCTACCTGTGCGCGCTGGCCCTGGCGCTGGGTGAGTCTGGCGTGAAGCTCTCGCGTCCTGGTGAGGTGTCCGGGTTCGAGACCGCCGCGGTGACGGCCTTCCAGGCGGTGCCCGCGTCGCTCGCGGCGGGGCGGGTCCTGGCGCGGCTGGACGCCGAGGTGCGTGGGAGTGACCCGGCGCGGGTGGATGTGGGCGCGGTGCTCGCTCGCGGAGGCGCCTTCCGGGCCGTGGCCCTTTCCGTGCTCGGCGCCGGGTAG